From a single Candidatus Zixiibacteriota bacterium genomic region:
- a CDS encoding PAS domain S-box protein, with amino-acid sequence MNRRFLKAGAYAVAGGLASAIIFIIALNFVLDFEYDTGMLITVSLFCALSTGLSSFLASHSSPDKRIRFDDSDAVIGAIRGQQAFMENMPDVFFTYNDNGEIIYVSPGAKNYGYTVDEIIGSRLEDHIHPDDVFKAKKQLMDKISKAEDYPIEFRVKKKDGSYVYVEETGRLVSLDGDSDHYTGVIRDISERKRTEEILLSRERLLRSSFDAIQDGIIVLDKQLNCLRVNKTIEKWFENCRPILGRKCYKVFFGYDEPCPDCHTAKAIETKSMQSYVKSYSRDHNSMRYFEIFSYPITDDDGQVIGAVEYARDITRRVEAENDLTASHEKYRSLVENLYEGIWKIDMQAITAYTNKRMSEILGYSVDEMRGKSLFYFMDEEMKVVCRDMLQRRNSGVRESHEFRFQHKDGHPVSVLMNASPTFDKKGEVDGAIASVMDISQVKSVMRALEESEKRYQEMFNSVLEGIGIVDENETIEYCNPAFARLLECKSPDKLVGRNLLEFVPEDNHSRILQQTVQRQQGRSSRYEVDLVTLNGNRITTLVAISPRYNDKNKYIGAFGAVMDITERKQLEEIAARAERLETAGRIAGQVAHDFNNLLGPLTAYPELIKQEIKSDNPIYSYLEDMEIAAAQMAEINQQLLTLGRRGHYNQEPVNINLIVKHVLDQVYDKPDKLKIETDLQ; translated from the coding sequence ATGAACAGGCGATTTTTAAAAGCCGGAGCATATGCTGTCGCAGGCGGATTAGCATCGGCAATCATTTTCATAATAGCTCTAAACTTCGTACTTGATTTCGAATACGATACAGGTATGCTAATAACGGTGTCCCTGTTTTGTGCCCTTTCAACTGGTCTTAGCAGTTTTCTCGCGTCACATTCAAGCCCGGATAAAAGGATCCGTTTCGATGATTCCGATGCTGTTATTGGAGCTATCCGGGGGCAACAGGCATTCATGGAAAATATGCCCGATGTCTTTTTTACTTACAATGATAATGGCGAAATCATCTATGTCAGCCCGGGGGCAAAAAACTACGGCTACACTGTTGATGAAATAATCGGCAGTAGGCTGGAAGATCATATCCATCCTGATGATGTCTTTAAGGCCAAAAAACAATTGATGGACAAGATAAGTAAGGCTGAAGATTACCCGATTGAATTCAGGGTAAAAAAGAAAGACGGCAGCTATGTTTACGTCGAAGAGACCGGGAGGCTGGTGAGTCTCGATGGCGATTCTGACCATTACACTGGGGTAATCCGCGATATTTCCGAGCGTAAACGCACCGAGGAAATCCTTCTCAGCCGTGAGAGACTTTTAAGATCGAGCTTCGATGCTATCCAGGATGGTATAATTGTGCTCGACAAACAACTCAACTGCCTGCGAGTAAACAAGACAATCGAAAAGTGGTTCGAAAATTGCCGGCCAATTCTTGGCAGGAAGTGTTACAAAGTCTTTTTCGGTTATGACGAGCCCTGTCCCGACTGTCACACTGCAAAGGCTATTGAGACAAAAAGCATGCAGTCTTATGTCAAAAGTTACAGCCGAGACCATAACTCAATGCGCTATTTCGAAATATTCAGCTATCCGATTACCGATGATGACGGGCAGGTGATTGGCGCGGTTGAATACGCGCGCGACATTACACGCAGGGTAGAGGCAGAAAACGATCTGACCGCAAGCCACGAGAAATACCGTTCGCTTGTGGAAAATTTGTATGAAGGTATCTGGAAAATCGATATGCAGGCAATAACTGCTTATACAAACAAACGCATGTCTGAAATCCTGGGCTACTCAGTCGATGAGATGCGGGGGAAATCCCTGTTCTATTTCATGGATGAGGAGATGAAAGTAGTCTGCAGGGATATGCTCCAGAGACGCAATTCAGGTGTGCGCGAAAGCCATGAATTCCGTTTCCAGCATAAAGACGGCCACCCGGTATCCGTGCTCATGAATGCCTCACCTACATTCGATAAAAAGGGCGAAGTAGATGGCGCAATCGCTTCTGTAATGGATATCTCACAGGTCAAGTCTGTAATGCGAGCTCTCGAGGAATCCGAGAAACGTTACCAGGAAATGTTCAACTCGGTTCTGGAAGGTATCGGAATTGTGGATGAAAACGAAACAATCGAATACTGTAATCCCGCCTTTGCGCGTCTGCTTGAATGCAAATCACCGGATAAACTTGTCGGAAGAAACCTGCTGGAATTTGTACCGGAAGATAATCATTCCCGGATACTCCAACAGACAGTACAGCGCCAGCAGGGACGCAGTTCCCGCTATGAAGTCGATTTGGTAACTCTGAATGGAAACAGGATTACAACATTAGTCGCGATTTCTCCCCGCTACAATGACAAAAATAAATATATCGGAGCTTTTGGCGCAGTTATGGATATAACCGAACGCAAGCAGTTGGAGGAGATCGCGGCCAGGGCGGAAAGGCTCGAAACCGCCGGAAGAATCGCCGGCCAGGTCGCTCACGACTTCAACAACCTCCTGGGACCATTGACAGCTTACCCGGAACTCATCAAGCAGGAAATCAAGAGTGACAACCCGATCTACTCATATTTGGAAGACATGGAAATAGCTGCGGCACAGATGGCTGAAATCAACCAGCAACTCCTGACACTGGGGCGACGTGGGCACTACAATCAGGAACCGGTAAATATCAACCTGATCGTTAAGCATGTGCTTGACCAGGTCTATGATAAGCCGGATAAGCTTAAAATCGAAACTGATCTGCAGGA